The proteins below are encoded in one region of Planctopirus limnophila DSM 3776:
- the trxA gene encoding thioredoxin, translating into MAGDHVLEITDANFQSEVLDSSTLTLVDFWAPWCGPCRMLAPTIDELATEYAGKVKIGKLNTDENPRIPSMHGISSIPTVLMFKGGIIVDKFVGVVPKAKLAGSISTNM; encoded by the coding sequence ATGGCTGGCGATCACGTTCTCGAAATTACCGATGCAAACTTTCAGTCCGAAGTTCTCGACAGCAGCACGCTGACTCTGGTCGACTTCTGGGCTCCGTGGTGCGGTCCTTGCCGCATGCTGGCACCAACCATTGATGAACTGGCCACGGAATACGCTGGCAAAGTCAAAATCGGCAAGCTGAACACCGATGAAAACCCCCGCATTCCTTCGATGCACGGCATCAGCTCGATTCCGACCGTGCTGATGTTCAAAGGTGGGATTATTGTCGATAAGTTCGTGGGTGTCGTTCCGAAGGCCAAGCTGGCGGGATCGATCTCAACCAACATGTAG
- the truD gene encoding tRNA pseudouridine(13) synthase TruD, whose translation MTEQPVPLLAPSAWPELTSQTAGVGGVWKQSPEDFLVEEIPAYLPCGEGEHLFLWIEKRNLSSEMLVAQLSKQLAVPRSEIGMAGLKDRQAITRQWVSVPTRAEKLVPAVESDDLQVLEARRHRNKLKTGHLKGNRFVAILRGVEPDLSKIDAITRQLQAQGCPNYFGMQRFGHQHSTWKLGWQLLLGQISPQDIPAPRRKFLLRLALSAVQSGLFNEVLAQRLRDGLFSTVLCGDLMEILPAGAKFLVTDAAADQPRFDSWEISTTGPIFGVRMRSPGGEVHARELAILQKLVLTIEHFQKFSSLMEGTRRPFRFLPAGLTCELLPANSSDHETPRGDLRVSVELPAGAYLTVLLHEFQKSPLEAAESPDSAGNSEDADEIASQSAD comes from the coding sequence ATGACCGAACAGCCAGTCCCACTGCTTGCTCCCTCTGCCTGGCCGGAGCTGACCAGTCAAACGGCAGGGGTGGGCGGTGTCTGGAAACAATCCCCCGAAGATTTTCTTGTCGAAGAAATCCCGGCTTACCTTCCCTGCGGAGAAGGTGAGCATCTGTTTCTCTGGATCGAGAAGCGAAATCTTTCGAGTGAAATGCTAGTGGCACAGCTCTCGAAACAGCTCGCCGTTCCCCGCTCAGAAATTGGCATGGCGGGGTTGAAAGACAGGCAGGCCATTACCAGGCAATGGGTTTCTGTCCCCACCCGGGCTGAAAAGCTGGTACCAGCTGTTGAGAGCGATGATTTACAGGTGCTCGAAGCCAGACGACATCGCAACAAGCTCAAGACGGGCCACTTAAAAGGGAATCGTTTTGTCGCTATTTTGAGGGGCGTTGAACCCGATCTTTCCAAAATCGATGCCATTACCCGGCAACTGCAGGCTCAAGGCTGCCCAAATTACTTCGGCATGCAGCGATTTGGGCACCAGCACTCGACGTGGAAGCTGGGCTGGCAACTGCTGCTGGGCCAGATCTCGCCACAAGATATTCCCGCCCCCAGGCGAAAGTTTCTGCTCCGACTCGCTCTCTCTGCTGTCCAATCCGGGCTGTTTAACGAGGTGCTGGCTCAGCGACTGCGGGACGGGCTTTTCTCGACAGTTCTCTGCGGCGACCTGATGGAAATTCTCCCCGCTGGTGCGAAGTTTCTGGTCACAGATGCCGCTGCTGATCAGCCGCGCTTCGACTCGTGGGAAATCTCCACCACCGGACCCATTTTTGGTGTGCGCATGCGTTCGCCTGGGGGCGAAGTTCATGCTCGCGAACTGGCGATCCTGCAGAAGTTAGTATTGACGATCGAGCACTTTCAGAAATTCTCCTCGCTGATGGAAGGAACCCGGCGGCCCTTCCGATTCTTGCCTGCAGGCCTGACCTGCGAATTGTTGCCCGCCAACAGTTCAGATCACGAAACGCCTCGCGGTGACCTCCGCGTTTCCGTCGAACTCCCTGCTGGTGCCTATCTAACGGTTCTGCTGCACGAGTTTCAGAAGTCGCCCCTGGAAGCAGCGGAGTCTCCCGATTCTGCTGGCAATTCCGAGGATGCCGACGAGATCGCCTCACAATCGGCAGATTAA
- the def gene encoding peptide deformylase, with product MALEIVKYGHPALRHKSTPVTEINSELRKAIAEMFELMYAAKGIGLASNQVAIPRQFFILNLTGDAAEKDEEVVFINPVILNRKSSCEGEEGCLSFPGLYGPVKRAGEVLIEAFDLDGNCFEMTLSAKEDDLAVRAVQHESDHLDGMLFIDRMTDRARKERQVEIDQFEQDFLARQAAGEIESMDVLKRKLATWPN from the coding sequence ATGGCTTTGGAAATTGTGAAGTATGGACATCCGGCTCTCCGGCATAAGTCCACCCCTGTGACCGAAATCAACAGCGAACTTCGCAAAGCGATTGCCGAAATGTTTGAACTGATGTATGCAGCCAAAGGGATTGGCCTGGCCTCGAATCAGGTGGCCATTCCAAGGCAGTTTTTCATTTTGAACCTCACCGGTGATGCCGCTGAAAAAGACGAGGAAGTGGTCTTTATCAATCCGGTCATTCTCAATCGCAAAAGCTCATGCGAAGGTGAAGAGGGCTGCTTGAGTTTTCCAGGGTTATATGGCCCGGTGAAACGTGCTGGTGAGGTGCTTATCGAAGCGTTCGATCTGGATGGGAACTGCTTTGAGATGACACTTTCTGCGAAGGAAGACGATCTGGCGGTGCGAGCTGTCCAGCATGAATCCGATCATCTCGATGGCATGCTGTTCATCGACCGCATGACAGATCGCGCGCGAAAAGAGCGTCAGGTCGAGATCGATCAGTTCGAGCAGGATTTTCTGGCGCGACAGGCGGCTGGCGAAATCGAATCGATGGACGTGCTCAAAAGAAAGCTGGCAACATGGCCCAATTGA
- the thiS gene encoding sulfur carrier protein ThiS, which yields MAQLNAQQSPGEIVVTINSQERSLPAEMNLTQLIEVLKLEPRYLAIELNGQVISRKLHATTRLTEGDVLEVVTLVGGG from the coding sequence ATGGCCCAATTGAACGCTCAACAGTCGCCAGGAGAGATTGTTGTCACAATCAACTCGCAGGAACGTTCGCTGCCAGCGGAAATGAACCTGACACAGCTCATTGAAGTGCTCAAGCTGGAGCCTCGCTATCTGGCCATTGAACTCAACGGGCAAGTCATTTCCCGGAAACTGCACGCCACCACGAGGCTCACCGAGGGCGATGTTCTCGAAGTGGTCACACTGGTCGGTGGGGGTTGA
- a CDS encoding ClpP family protease, protein MTKSSKKPSKPSPFRPLPAYPGPSISWSPIVPNPEWEMTIAGDLFEQQTELLEKLVELPRRSAGLIYIDSCGGNAYVGLALASIIRLRGLRAAAVVTGECSSAALMPLAACRERYVTPHASLLFHPIRWQSDDQLKLEEAVEWARHFRWMESDQDQLLARLFNCSVELITEWSRPGRFLSGRELADAGLAHLLDLFDSHDLWQQIEKHRFEQAHKKGPDRQTELAWA, encoded by the coding sequence ATGACGAAATCGTCGAAGAAACCCTCTAAGCCCAGTCCATTTCGTCCTTTGCCGGCTTATCCCGGGCCCTCGATTTCATGGTCGCCCATTGTTCCCAACCCGGAATGGGAAATGACGATCGCGGGTGATCTCTTCGAACAGCAAACCGAACTGCTGGAAAAACTGGTCGAACTTCCCCGGCGGTCAGCAGGCCTCATTTACATCGACTCGTGCGGCGGGAATGCGTATGTGGGCCTGGCACTCGCTTCGATCATTCGCTTACGCGGTCTCCGGGCGGCGGCCGTGGTCACAGGGGAATGCAGTTCGGCAGCACTGATGCCCTTAGCGGCCTGCCGGGAACGCTATGTGACGCCCCATGCTTCGCTGCTGTTTCATCCCATTCGCTGGCAATCCGATGACCAGCTCAAGCTGGAAGAAGCCGTCGAATGGGCCCGACATTTCCGCTGGATGGAGTCGGATCAGGATCAGCTATTGGCTCGTTTGTTCAACTGCAGTGTCGAGTTGATTACCGAGTGGTCCCGACCAGGCCGCTTCCTTTCTGGAAGAGAACTGGCGGATGCAGGTCTGGCACATTTGCTCGATCTGTTTGACAGCCACGACTTGTGGCAGCAGATCGAAAAACACCGATTCGAGCAGGCTCACAAAAAAGGCCCGGATCGACAGACAGAACTCGCCTGGGCGTAG
- a CDS encoding PQQ-binding-like beta-propeller repeat protein: MTARLRLSASFSSRSLCQFLGVASLLVMLSVSFSKTRVLAADWPQFRGPSGEGLSSETMLPIEWSEEKNIRWKTEIPGRGWSSPALRDGKIWLTTAVDDGKQLRAICVDAAQGQILHDVLVFELDDPGAIHSKNSHASPTPWIEDNRIYVHFGAHGTACLDPSGKILWKTKLEYDHRHGPAASPVVVDQLLIISCDGDDKQFVVALDKLTGKEVWRTSREGAMAYCTPLLIQVPLPDGTKQAQVVCPGGEWVIAYNPKTGEEIWKVRYPKGYSNVPRPVYAHGLVVVSSGYNTPVVFAIDPTGQGDITETHVRWQMKKGAPLNPSPVVVGDEIYFISDGGIASCVDMKTGKVHWQQRIPGNYSASWVFAAGKLYITNEAGLTTVVRPGTEFEVLAENPLPGRTLATLAPVDQSIYLRTDHHLYRIEAPKP, translated from the coding sequence TTGACTGCCCGCCTTCGCTTGTCCGCCAGTTTCTCTTCCCGCTCTTTGTGCCAGTTTCTAGGTGTGGCCAGTCTGCTGGTCATGCTGAGTGTCTCTTTCTCAAAGACCAGGGTGCTGGCAGCGGATTGGCCGCAGTTCCGTGGTCCTTCGGGCGAAGGCCTGAGTTCCGAAACGATGCTCCCCATCGAATGGAGCGAAGAGAAGAACATTCGCTGGAAAACCGAGATCCCTGGCCGTGGCTGGAGTTCCCCCGCACTGCGTGATGGCAAAATCTGGCTGACAACCGCCGTCGATGACGGCAAGCAGTTGCGGGCCATTTGCGTCGATGCCGCCCAGGGCCAGATTCTGCACGATGTCCTCGTTTTTGAACTCGACGATCCTGGTGCCATTCATTCCAAAAACTCGCATGCCTCACCCACGCCTTGGATTGAAGACAATCGCATCTATGTCCACTTTGGTGCTCATGGCACTGCTTGTCTCGACCCGTCCGGGAAGATCCTCTGGAAGACCAAACTCGAATACGATCACCGGCACGGGCCAGCGGCATCACCAGTGGTGGTCGATCAGTTGCTGATCATCAGTTGCGATGGCGACGACAAACAGTTCGTCGTGGCACTCGATAAACTGACCGGCAAGGAAGTCTGGCGTACCAGTCGCGAAGGGGCCATGGCCTATTGCACTCCGCTACTCATTCAAGTGCCGCTACCGGATGGCACAAAGCAGGCACAGGTCGTGTGCCCGGGCGGAGAATGGGTCATCGCCTATAACCCAAAAACTGGCGAAGAAATCTGGAAAGTGCGATACCCCAAAGGGTATTCCAATGTACCCCGGCCAGTCTATGCCCATGGTCTCGTCGTCGTTTCGTCGGGCTATAACACACCGGTTGTCTTTGCGATCGATCCCACAGGTCAAGGCGATATCACAGAAACACACGTGCGCTGGCAGATGAAAAAAGGAGCTCCACTCAATCCTTCGCCCGTCGTAGTGGGTGACGAAATCTACTTCATCAGTGACGGCGGCATTGCCAGTTGCGTTGATATGAAGACGGGGAAAGTTCACTGGCAGCAGCGGATCCCCGGGAACTACTCAGCCTCCTGGGTCTTTGCAGCCGGCAAGCTGTACATCACCAATGAAGCCGGTCTCACCACAGTCGTGAGACCGGGAACCGAGTTTGAAGTTCTCGCCGAGAACCCACTTCCAGGCCGCACGCTGGCCACTCTTGCACCAGTTGATCAATCGATCTACTTGCGAACCGATCATCATCTGTATCGGATTGAAGCACCCAAGCCATGA
- a CDS encoding pentapeptide repeat-containing protein, with amino-acid sequence MNDDIDGEELLRRYSNGERVFVGVCLADGSVLEGANLQGTTFQDGFFSDIDARRTNLQGVTFRNMNLKCTDFRGADLTDAVFENVLIEHAAFKGAVVTNTVFTGMMFHGQEIKGFRPDEWDWDDSPA; translated from the coding sequence ATGAACGATGACATCGACGGTGAAGAACTACTCAGGAGATACTCGAACGGGGAACGAGTATTTGTGGGAGTCTGCCTCGCGGATGGTTCAGTGCTGGAGGGTGCAAATCTACAAGGAACGACCTTTCAGGATGGGTTCTTCAGTGATATCGATGCCAGACGAACAAATCTTCAAGGGGTGACGTTTCGCAACATGAACCTCAAATGCACTGACTTCAGAGGAGCGGATTTGACAGACGCCGTTTTCGAGAACGTCCTGATAGAACATGCAGCATTCAAGGGGGCAGTTGTAACGAACACAGTATTCACGGGGATGATGTTCCACGGCCAAGAGATCAAGGGCTTTCGACCTGATGAATGGGACTGGGATGACTCACCTGCCTAA
- a CDS encoding secondary thiamine-phosphate synthase enzyme YjbQ yields MKSHTEYLTFNLPARMAFENITPKIEAIVRASGVQEGLVLVNAMHITASVFINDDEPGLHSDYKKWLENLAPFDASPQRYAHNRTGEDNADAHMKRQIMGREVVVAITKGQLDFGPWEQIFYGEFDGRRDKRVLVKVIGE; encoded by the coding sequence ATGAAATCCCACACGGAATACCTGACCTTCAACCTCCCGGCTCGCATGGCGTTTGAGAACATCACGCCGAAGATCGAGGCCATTGTGCGGGCCAGCGGCGTGCAGGAAGGGCTGGTGCTGGTCAACGCGATGCACATTACCGCCAGCGTGTTCATTAATGATGATGAGCCGGGTCTGCACAGCGACTACAAAAAGTGGCTCGAAAATCTCGCACCCTTCGACGCTTCACCTCAGCGTTACGCTCACAATCGCACCGGTGAAGACAACGCCGACGCTCACATGAAGCGGCAGATCATGGGCCGGGAAGTGGTGGTGGCGATTACCAAAGGCCAACTCGACTTCGGACCGTGGGAACAGATTTTTTATGGCGAGTTCGACGGACGTAGGGATAAGCGGGTGCTGGTGAAAGTGATTGGGGAGTGA